From Haemorhous mexicanus isolate bHaeMex1 chromosome 2, bHaeMex1.pri, whole genome shotgun sequence, the proteins below share one genomic window:
- the INPPL1 gene encoding phosphatidylinositol 3,4,5-trisphosphate 5-phosphatase 2 isoform X4 — MAGAGGAGGAGGAAPVPVPPWYHRDLSRAAAEEQLARAGRDGSFLVRDSESVAGAYALCLLFQKHVHTYRILPDEEDFLAVQTSQGVQVRRFKTLSELIALYLQPNQGLVCTLLFPVEREKEKETVEDRDYSDGEDEKPPLPPRSGSTSFSGTSVGLSPTGLGPCVPERPVESTNGLSSISHEYLKGSYTLDLEAVKGGANSLPHLNKTLVTSCKRLHSSSCFTSEVDKVLAGLEILSKVFDQQSSPMVSKILQQTAGQSGEQELENLVLKLSVLKDFLSSIEKKALKALQEMSSATPATPPQPLSRKAKSIPVQTFEVKLDITLGDLTKIGKSQKYTLSVDVEGGKLVVLKKQKDSQEDWNTFTHDKIRQLIKSQRVQNKLGIVFEKEKDKTQRKDFVFVSARKREAFCQLLQLMKNKHSHQDEPDMISVFIGTWNMGSVPPPKNITSWITSKGLGKTLDEVTMAIPHDIYVFGTQENSLGDKEWVDFLRTVLKDFTEVEYRPVAMQSLWNIKVVVLVKPEHENRISHVSTSSVKTGIANTLGNKGAVGVSFMFNGTSFGFVNCHLTSGNEKTARRNQNYLDILRLLSLGDKQLSSFDISLRFTHLFWFGDLNYRLDMDIQEILNYISRKELEPLLKVDQLNLEKEKHKVFLRFGEEEITFPPTYRYERGSRDTYVWHKQKPTGVRTNVPSWCDRILWKSYPETHVNCNAYGCTDDIVTSDHSPVFGSFEVGVTSQFVSKKGLSKSSEQAYIEFESIEAIVKTSSRTKFFIEFYSTCLEEFKKSFENDSQSSDNINFLKVQWSSRQLPTLKPILSEIEYLQDQHLLLTVKSLDGYESYGECVIALKSMIGSTAQQFLTYLSHRGEETGNIRGSMKVWVPTERLGTRERLYEWISIDKDETTASKGKVLLAARATQDNAKSVGRKPTGAEPPTTIQAKLPEEPEKSSTTAAPRPPAPHRSTPRDEATPSRSKAEAVPELSGGPLKNSFNNPAYYVLEGVPHQLLVPGDPGKPPKAKVQLAVPERCQCPSACCGGESDEEEDLGTLNLPPPDFPPPPLPRELELPTNTFLGTPKELLASSGCEDPKSHPAAFGETPLPKLHPRPAPAARAGFGMEGAGGMPVPGGLPAVGGVPAPGGLPGGLLDDRSCSVLQMAKTLSEESIQEDLAEEVGDTGWVGVLSTSAGAPFGMPSGAEAVGVQALGRGVGTVPGVGEWLRALGLERYEEGLVRNGWDDLEFLSDITEEDLEEAGVLEPGHKRVLLESLQLRK, encoded by the exons AtggcgggcgcggggggcgcggggggcgcgggAGGAGCGgccccggtgccggtgccccCCTGGTACCACCGGGACCTGAGCCGGGCGGCGGCCGAGGAGCAGCTGGCGCGGGCCGGGCGGGACGGCAGCTTCCTGGTGCGGGACAGCGAAAGCGTGGCGGGGGCCTACGCGCTCTGCCTGCT gtTCCAGAAACACGTCCACACCTACCGCATCCTGCCGGACGAGGAGGATTTCCTGGCCGTGCAG ACGTCGCAGGGGGTGCAGGTGCGGCGCTTCAAGACACTCAGCGAGCTGATTGCCCTGTACCTACAGCCCAACCAGGGGCTGGTCTGCACCCTACTCTTCCCTGTcgagagggagaaagagaaggagaccGTGGAGGACAGGGACTACTCGG ATGGAGAGGATGAGAAGCCGCCGTTGCCACCACGCTCCGGCTCCACCAGTTTCTCTGGCACCTCAGtggggctcagccccactgGCCTGGGACCATGTGTGCCGGAGAGGCCAGTGGAGAG CACCAATGGACTCAGTAGCATCTCTCATGAGTACCTGAAGGGCAGCTACACCCTGGATCTGGAGGCAGTGAAGGGAGGGGCCAACAGCCTCCCCCACCTCAACAAGACTCTTGTCACCTCCTGCAAACGGCTGCACAG CTCCTCTTGCTTCACCAGTGAGGTGGAcaaggtgctggcagggctggagatcCTCTCCAAGGTGTTTGACCAGCAGAGCTCCCCCATGGTCTCCAAGATCCTGCAACAG ACAGCAGGGCAGagtggagagcaggagctggagaaccTGGTGCTGAAACTCTCTGTGCTGAAAGATTTCCTGTCCTCCATCGAGAAGAAG GCACTGAAGGCCCTGCAGGAGATGAGCTCAGCCACACCCGCCACCCCCCCTCAACCCCTCTCCCGCAAGGCCAAGAGCATCCCAGTGCAGACCTTCGAG gTGAAGCTGGATATCACCCTGGGGGACCTGACCAAAATTGGAAAGTCACAGAAGTACACGCTGAGCGTGGATGTGGAGGGGGGTAAACTAGTGGTGCTGAAGAAGCAGAAGGACTCCCAGGAGGACTGGAACACCTTCACCCATGACAAGA TTCGGCAGCTGATCAAGTCACAGCGGGTGCAGAACAAGCTGGGCATCgtttttgagaaggaaaaggataAAACGCAACGGAAAGACTTTGTTTTTGTCAGTGCTCGG AAGCGTGAGGCCTTCTGTCAGCTTCTGCAGCTGATGAAGAACAAGCATTCTCACCAGGATGAGCCTGACATGATCTCTGTCTTCATTGGCACCTGGAACATGG GCAGCGTTCCCCCCCCCAAGAACATCACTTCGTGGATCACCTCCAAGGGGTTGGGCAAGACCCTGGACGAGGTGACAATGGCCATACCACATGACATCTACGTCTTCGGCACCCAGGAGAATTCCCTGGGAGACAAGGAGTGGGTGGACTTTCTGCGCACCGTCCTCAAGGACTTCACAGAGGTTGAGTACCGCCCG GTGGCCATGCAGTCCCTGTGGAACATCaaggtggtggtgctggtgaaGCCAGAGCACGAGAACCGCATCAGCCATGTCAGCACCTCCAGCGTCAAGACAGGGATCGCCAACACCCTGG GGAACAAGGGCGCTGTGGGTGTCTCCTTCATGTTCAATGGCACCTCCTTTGGCTTTGTCAACTGCCACCTCACCTCTGGCAATGAGAAGACGGCACG GAGGAACCAGAACTACCTGGACATCCTGCGCCTGCTCTCACTGGGGGATAAGCAGCTGAGCTCCTTTGACATCTCTCTTCGCTTCACCCACCTCTTCTGGTTTGGGGACCTCAATTACCGCCTAGACATGGACATCCAG GAGATCCTCAACTACATCAGCCGCAAGGAGCTGGAGCCGCTGCTGAAGGTGGATCAACTCAAtctggagaaggagaagcacAAGGTGTTCCTGCGTTTTG gtgaggaggagaTCACCTTCCCCCCAACCTACCGCTATGAGCGGGGCTCCCGGGACACCTATGTCTGGCACAAGCAGAAGCCCACAGGG GTGCGTACCAACGTGCCGTCCTGGTGTGACCGCATCCTCTGGAAGTCCTACCCCGAGACTCATGTCAACTGCAATGCTTATG GGTGCACAGATGACATTGTCACCAGTGACCACTCACCCGTCTTCGGTTCCTTTGAAGTGGGAGTGACGTCCCAGTTCGTTTCCAAAAAAG GGCTCTCCAAGTCCTCAGAGCAGGCATACATAGAGTTTGAGAGCATAGAAGCCATCGTGAAGACCTCCAGTCGCACCAAGTTTTTCATTGAGTTCTATTCTACCTGCCTGGAAG AGTTCAAGAAAAGCTTCGAGAACGACAGCCAGAGCAGTGACAACATCAACTTCCTCAAGGTTCAGTGGTCATCCCGGCAGCTGCCCACg CTGAAGCCCATCCTCTCTGAGATTGAGTACCTGCAGGACCAGCACCTCTTGCTCACCGTCAAATCCCTTGATGGTTATGAGTCCTACG GGGAGTGTGTCATTGCCCTGAAGTCCATGAttggcagcacagcacagcagttcCTCACCTACCTGTCCCACCGCGGTGAGGAGACCGGCAATATCCGTGGCTCCATGAAGGTCTGGGTACCCACGGAGCGCCTGGGCACCCGCGAGAGGCTCTATG AGTGGATCAGCATCGATAAGGATGAGACGACAGCCAGCAAAGGGAAGGTGCTGCTAGCTGCCAGGGCCACCCAGGACAATGCCAA GTCTGTGGGGCGGAAGCCCACCGGTGCTGAGCCCCCCACCACCATCCAGGCGAAGCTCCCGGAGGAGCCCGAgaagagcagcaccacagcagcaccgcgtcccccagccccacaccgcAGCACCCCAAGGGATGAGGCCACCCCAAGCCG GTCCAAGGCggaggcagtgccagagctctCTGGGGGTCCCCTGAAGAACAGCTTCAACAACCCAGCATACTACGTGCTGGAGGGGGTCCCCCaccagctgctggtgccaggggACCCCGGCAAGCCCCCCAAGGCCAAGgtgcagctggcagtgccagagcgCTGCCAGTGCCCCTCGGCATGCTGTGGTGGCGAGAGTGATGAGGAAGAGGACCTCGGCACCCTGAACCTGCCACCGCCAGATTtccccccgccgccgctgccgcggGAGCTGGAGCTCCCCACAAACACCTTCTTGGGCAcccccaaggagctgctggcatccAGCGGGTGTgaggaccccaaatcccaccctgctgccttCGGAGAGACTCCCCTGCCCAAGCTGCACCCCCGGCCAGCCCCAGCCgccagggctggatttgggatggaggggGCTGGTGGGATGCCTGTTCCCGGGGGGCTACCTGCAGTTGGGGGAGTGCCCGCTCCTGGGGGCCTGCCGGGAGGGCTGCTGGATGACCGCTCCTGCTCGGTGCTGCAGATGGCCAAGACACTGAGTGAG GAGAGCATCCAGGAGGACCTGGCTGAGGAGGTGGGTGACACAGGGTGGGTGGGGGTCCTCAGCACGTCAGCTGGGGCTCCCTTTGGGATGCCCAGTGGTGCTGAGGCTGTTGGGGTGCAGGCGCTGGGCCGTGGCGTGGGCACCGTGCCCGGTGTGGGCGAGTGGCTGCGGGCGCTGGGGCTGGAGCGGTACGAGGAGGGGCTGGTGCGCAATGGCTGGGACGACCTGGAGTTCCTCAG tgacatcacagaggagGACCTCGAGGAGGCTGGAGTGCTGGAGCCTGGCCACAAGCGCGTCCTTCTGGAGAGCCTCCAGCTCCGCAAGTAG
- the INPPL1 gene encoding phosphatidylinositol 3,4,5-trisphosphate 5-phosphatase 2 isoform X1, with the protein MAGAGGAGGAGGAAPVPVPPWYHRDLSRAAAEEQLARAGRDGSFLVRDSESVAGAYALCLLFQKHVHTYRILPDEEDFLAVQTSQGVQVRRFKTLSELIALYLQPNQGLVCTLLFPVEREKEKETVEDRDYSDGEDEKPPLPPRSGSTSFSGTSVGLSPTGLGPCVPERPVESTNGLSSISHEYLKGSYTLDLEAVKGGANSLPHLNKTLVTSCKRLHSSSCFTSEVDKVLAGLEILSKVFDQQSSPMVSKILQQTAGQSGEQELENLVLKLSVLKDFLSSIEKKALKALQEMSSATPATPPQPLSRKAKSIPVQTFEVKLDITLGDLTKIGKSQKYTLSVDVEGGKLVVLKKQKDSQEDWNTFTHDKIRQLIKSQRVQNKLGIVFEKEKDKTQRKDFVFVSARKREAFCQLLQLMKNKHSHQDEPDMISVFIGTWNMGSVPPPKNITSWITSKGLGKTLDEVTMAIPHDIYVFGTQENSLGDKEWVDFLRTVLKDFTEVEYRPVAMQSLWNIKVVVLVKPEHENRISHVSTSSVKTGIANTLGNKGAVGVSFMFNGTSFGFVNCHLTSGNEKTARRNQNYLDILRLLSLGDKQLSSFDISLRFTHLFWFGDLNYRLDMDIQEILNYISRKELEPLLKVDQLNLEKEKHKVFLRFGEEEITFPPTYRYERGSRDTYVWHKQKPTGVRTNVPSWCDRILWKSYPETHVNCNAYGCTDDIVTSDHSPVFGSFEVGVTSQFVSKKGLSKSSEQAYIEFESIEAIVKTSSRTKFFIEFYSTCLEEFKKSFENDSQSSDNINFLKVQWSSRQLPTLKPILSEIEYLQDQHLLLTVKSLDGYESYGECVIALKSMIGSTAQQFLTYLSHRGEETGNIRGSMKVWVPTERLGTRERLYEWISIDKDETTASKGKVLLAARATQDNAKSVGRKPTGAEPPTTIQAKLPEEPEKSSTTAAPRPPAPHRSTPRDEATPSRSKAEAVPELSGGPLKNSFNNPAYYVLEGVPHQLLVPGDPGKPPKAKVQLAVPERCQCPSACCGGESDEEEDLGTLNLPPPDFPPPPLPRELELPTNTFLGTPKELLASSGCEDPKSHPAAFGETPLPKLHPRPAPAARAGFGMEGAGGMPVPGGLPAVGGVPAPGGLPGGLLDDRSCSVLQMAKTLSEVDYGGGKGRVVPPPQLLAKGALPPRCLHPDYGRPLAFPPHSIQESIQEDLAEEVGDTGWVGVLSTSAGAPFGMPSGAEAVGVQALGRGVGTVPGVGEWLRALGLERYEEGLVRNGWDDLEFLSDITEEDLEEAGVLEPGHKRVLLESLQLRK; encoded by the exons AtggcgggcgcggggggcgcggggggcgcgggAGGAGCGgccccggtgccggtgccccCCTGGTACCACCGGGACCTGAGCCGGGCGGCGGCCGAGGAGCAGCTGGCGCGGGCCGGGCGGGACGGCAGCTTCCTGGTGCGGGACAGCGAAAGCGTGGCGGGGGCCTACGCGCTCTGCCTGCT gtTCCAGAAACACGTCCACACCTACCGCATCCTGCCGGACGAGGAGGATTTCCTGGCCGTGCAG ACGTCGCAGGGGGTGCAGGTGCGGCGCTTCAAGACACTCAGCGAGCTGATTGCCCTGTACCTACAGCCCAACCAGGGGCTGGTCTGCACCCTACTCTTCCCTGTcgagagggagaaagagaaggagaccGTGGAGGACAGGGACTACTCGG ATGGAGAGGATGAGAAGCCGCCGTTGCCACCACGCTCCGGCTCCACCAGTTTCTCTGGCACCTCAGtggggctcagccccactgGCCTGGGACCATGTGTGCCGGAGAGGCCAGTGGAGAG CACCAATGGACTCAGTAGCATCTCTCATGAGTACCTGAAGGGCAGCTACACCCTGGATCTGGAGGCAGTGAAGGGAGGGGCCAACAGCCTCCCCCACCTCAACAAGACTCTTGTCACCTCCTGCAAACGGCTGCACAG CTCCTCTTGCTTCACCAGTGAGGTGGAcaaggtgctggcagggctggagatcCTCTCCAAGGTGTTTGACCAGCAGAGCTCCCCCATGGTCTCCAAGATCCTGCAACAG ACAGCAGGGCAGagtggagagcaggagctggagaaccTGGTGCTGAAACTCTCTGTGCTGAAAGATTTCCTGTCCTCCATCGAGAAGAAG GCACTGAAGGCCCTGCAGGAGATGAGCTCAGCCACACCCGCCACCCCCCCTCAACCCCTCTCCCGCAAGGCCAAGAGCATCCCAGTGCAGACCTTCGAG gTGAAGCTGGATATCACCCTGGGGGACCTGACCAAAATTGGAAAGTCACAGAAGTACACGCTGAGCGTGGATGTGGAGGGGGGTAAACTAGTGGTGCTGAAGAAGCAGAAGGACTCCCAGGAGGACTGGAACACCTTCACCCATGACAAGA TTCGGCAGCTGATCAAGTCACAGCGGGTGCAGAACAAGCTGGGCATCgtttttgagaaggaaaaggataAAACGCAACGGAAAGACTTTGTTTTTGTCAGTGCTCGG AAGCGTGAGGCCTTCTGTCAGCTTCTGCAGCTGATGAAGAACAAGCATTCTCACCAGGATGAGCCTGACATGATCTCTGTCTTCATTGGCACCTGGAACATGG GCAGCGTTCCCCCCCCCAAGAACATCACTTCGTGGATCACCTCCAAGGGGTTGGGCAAGACCCTGGACGAGGTGACAATGGCCATACCACATGACATCTACGTCTTCGGCACCCAGGAGAATTCCCTGGGAGACAAGGAGTGGGTGGACTTTCTGCGCACCGTCCTCAAGGACTTCACAGAGGTTGAGTACCGCCCG GTGGCCATGCAGTCCCTGTGGAACATCaaggtggtggtgctggtgaaGCCAGAGCACGAGAACCGCATCAGCCATGTCAGCACCTCCAGCGTCAAGACAGGGATCGCCAACACCCTGG GGAACAAGGGCGCTGTGGGTGTCTCCTTCATGTTCAATGGCACCTCCTTTGGCTTTGTCAACTGCCACCTCACCTCTGGCAATGAGAAGACGGCACG GAGGAACCAGAACTACCTGGACATCCTGCGCCTGCTCTCACTGGGGGATAAGCAGCTGAGCTCCTTTGACATCTCTCTTCGCTTCACCCACCTCTTCTGGTTTGGGGACCTCAATTACCGCCTAGACATGGACATCCAG GAGATCCTCAACTACATCAGCCGCAAGGAGCTGGAGCCGCTGCTGAAGGTGGATCAACTCAAtctggagaaggagaagcacAAGGTGTTCCTGCGTTTTG gtgaggaggagaTCACCTTCCCCCCAACCTACCGCTATGAGCGGGGCTCCCGGGACACCTATGTCTGGCACAAGCAGAAGCCCACAGGG GTGCGTACCAACGTGCCGTCCTGGTGTGACCGCATCCTCTGGAAGTCCTACCCCGAGACTCATGTCAACTGCAATGCTTATG GGTGCACAGATGACATTGTCACCAGTGACCACTCACCCGTCTTCGGTTCCTTTGAAGTGGGAGTGACGTCCCAGTTCGTTTCCAAAAAAG GGCTCTCCAAGTCCTCAGAGCAGGCATACATAGAGTTTGAGAGCATAGAAGCCATCGTGAAGACCTCCAGTCGCACCAAGTTTTTCATTGAGTTCTATTCTACCTGCCTGGAAG AGTTCAAGAAAAGCTTCGAGAACGACAGCCAGAGCAGTGACAACATCAACTTCCTCAAGGTTCAGTGGTCATCCCGGCAGCTGCCCACg CTGAAGCCCATCCTCTCTGAGATTGAGTACCTGCAGGACCAGCACCTCTTGCTCACCGTCAAATCCCTTGATGGTTATGAGTCCTACG GGGAGTGTGTCATTGCCCTGAAGTCCATGAttggcagcacagcacagcagttcCTCACCTACCTGTCCCACCGCGGTGAGGAGACCGGCAATATCCGTGGCTCCATGAAGGTCTGGGTACCCACGGAGCGCCTGGGCACCCGCGAGAGGCTCTATG AGTGGATCAGCATCGATAAGGATGAGACGACAGCCAGCAAAGGGAAGGTGCTGCTAGCTGCCAGGGCCACCCAGGACAATGCCAA GTCTGTGGGGCGGAAGCCCACCGGTGCTGAGCCCCCCACCACCATCCAGGCGAAGCTCCCGGAGGAGCCCGAgaagagcagcaccacagcagcaccgcgtcccccagccccacaccgcAGCACCCCAAGGGATGAGGCCACCCCAAGCCG GTCCAAGGCggaggcagtgccagagctctCTGGGGGTCCCCTGAAGAACAGCTTCAACAACCCAGCATACTACGTGCTGGAGGGGGTCCCCCaccagctgctggtgccaggggACCCCGGCAAGCCCCCCAAGGCCAAGgtgcagctggcagtgccagagcgCTGCCAGTGCCCCTCGGCATGCTGTGGTGGCGAGAGTGATGAGGAAGAGGACCTCGGCACCCTGAACCTGCCACCGCCAGATTtccccccgccgccgctgccgcggGAGCTGGAGCTCCCCACAAACACCTTCTTGGGCAcccccaaggagctgctggcatccAGCGGGTGTgaggaccccaaatcccaccctgctgccttCGGAGAGACTCCCCTGCCCAAGCTGCACCCCCGGCCAGCCCCAGCCgccagggctggatttgggatggaggggGCTGGTGGGATGCCTGTTCCCGGGGGGCTACCTGCAGTTGGGGGAGTGCCCGCTCCTGGGGGCCTGCCGGGAGGGCTGCTGGATGACCGCTCCTGCTCGGTGCTGCAGATGGCCAAGACACTGAGTGAGGTGGACTAcgggggtgggaaggggagggtGGTCCCCCCACCACAGCTGCTGGCCAAGGGGGCGTTGCCTCCCCGCTGCCTGCACCCTGACTATGGCCGCCCCCTTGCCTTCCCTCCCCACTCCATCCAGGAGAGCATCCAGGAGGACCTGGCTGAGGAGGTGGGTGACACAGGGTGGGTGGGGGTCCTCAGCACGTCAGCTGGGGCTCCCTTTGGGATGCCCAGTGGTGCTGAGGCTGTTGGGGTGCAGGCGCTGGGCCGTGGCGTGGGCACCGTGCCCGGTGTGGGCGAGTGGCTGCGGGCGCTGGGGCTGGAGCGGTACGAGGAGGGGCTGGTGCGCAATGGCTGGGACGACCTGGAGTTCCTCAG tgacatcacagaggagGACCTCGAGGAGGCTGGAGTGCTGGAGCCTGGCCACAAGCGCGTCCTTCTGGAGAGCCTCCAGCTCCGCAAGTAG